The DNA segment CCGAACCAACTGTCCGGCGGCCAGCGCCAGCGCGTGGCCATCGCCCGCGCCCTGGTGAACGACCCCTCCATCCTCCTGGCCGACGAGCCCACCGGCGCCCTGGATTCCAAGACCAGCATCGAGATCATGGCCCTGTTCGAGGACCTCTACCAGAAGGGCAACACCATCATCCTCGTCACCCACGAGGAGGACATCGCCCGCCACGCCCACCGGATCGTGAAGCTGAGGGACGGCAAGATCATCCACGACGAGCCCAACACCCCCATCACCTCCGAAGAGCACCTGGCCAACCTGACGTTCTGAGGTCGAGCCTGCCCTTGGGTAGACTGGTTCGATGCAGAGACTCGTCCAGGGCATCCACCAGTTCCAGACCCAGATCTTCAGCTCCCACAAGGACCTGTTCGAGCGCCTGGACCAGGACCAGACGCCCGAGACCCTGTTCATCACCTGCTCGGACTCCCGGATCAGCCCCAACCTGATCACCCAGACCCAGCCGGGGGAGCTGTTCATCCTGCGGAACGTGGGCAACCTCGTCCCGCCCTACGAGCAGATGGGCGGGATGGCAGCGGGCATCGAGTTCGCCGTGGCCAGCCTGCGGGTGAAGGACATCATCGTGTGCGGCCACTCCAACTGCGGCGCCATGAAGGCCCTGCTGGAGCCCGAGCAGTTGGGAGAGCTTCCTGCCACCAAGGCCTGGCTGGCCCACGCCCGCAAGACCGAGCGGATCATGTGGGAGAGCTACGGCCACCTCCACGGGAACGAACTGCTCCATGCCACGGTGGAAGAGAACGTCCTGGTGCAGTTGGAAAACCTGCGCAGCCACCCGGCCGTGGCCAAGGCCATGGCCAGCGGGATGCTCCACCTCCACGCCTGGGTCTACAAGATCGAGACCGGCGAGGTCTTCGCGTTCGATCCGGACCGCGGGCAGTACACCTCCGTCACCGGCACCGAGGGCTTCATCGCCCTGGACGCGGAGCACCGGGCCACGGACCTCTCGATCTGAACAGGAGGGCGCCGCCCGATCGGCGGCGCCCTCCTGTTGATTCATCTATTCAAGCCTGGGGAGCGCAGGCCGCCGCGTTCTGGGCCAGGGCCTCGGCGGTTCCGATCCCGAAGTGGACGTACAAATCCGGGGCTTCGGTCAGGGGCATCCAGTAGCCGCGGATGTAGCGGTCCCCCATCAGCTCTTCCTTGCACACGGTCTTGCCGGAATTGAGGGCCTGGTTCGCCTTGCAGTGCTGGCAGTGCTTCCCCTCGGCCAGGGGATTCAGCGTGTGGCACTTGATGCCCGTGGGGATCCCGATCTGGCGGGCTAGGTCGTTCGCTGCGAGGACGGTGCGGTCCCGGTGGACCAGCATGACGGGCTCCGGGAAGGGCCCCCACATCGTCTGGAAGGCTTCCAGGATTCTCGGTTCGGTCATCGGAAAGCTCCTGGGCGGGGCGCGGAGCAGGGGGGATCCGGTCGCGCGGGTTCGTCTCCAAGACGGGACGGGTCCGACGTTATTGCCGGCGCGAAAAAGGGTGTGCGGTCGATCACAGCCCCGGCTGGCCGCCCTTCTCTTCTCCCTCGGAAGTGCCCCGGAAGGAGGACTTGCCGGAGCCCTTCCACCAGGCGTCGTACTCCCGCCAGCTGTGGCCGGTCCCCCGGGATTCCCGGCCGTGGCCGTGATGGCTGCCACCGTGGGAGAAGCTCCCGACCAGCAGCCTCGTCAGGACGAG comes from the Geothrix sp. 21YS21S-4 genome and includes:
- a CDS encoding carbonic anhydrase — its product is MQRLVQGIHQFQTQIFSSHKDLFERLDQDQTPETLFITCSDSRISPNLITQTQPGELFILRNVGNLVPPYEQMGGMAAGIEFAVASLRVKDIIVCGHSNCGAMKALLEPEQLGELPATKAWLAHARKTERIMWESYGHLHGNELLHATVEENVLVQLENLRSHPAVAKAMASGMLHLHAWVYKIETGEVFAFDPDRGQYTSVTGTEGFIALDAEHRATDLSI